The proteins below are encoded in one region of Candidatus Hydrogenedentota bacterium:
- the bioD gene encoding dethiobiotin synthase — MRNGLFIAGTNTGVGKTLVTAGIMRHLRKQGLDVVSMKPVQTGGLPGAEGLSAPDLDFHLAISGLSITSEERALMSPYVYEPACSPHLAGRLGNHYVNLDHCQSCGEHLAAAHQGVLIEGAGGLMVPLNEEETQLGLVIQFGAPVLLVAHIGLGTISHCLLTLETLREAEVPIAGVIFNATAPGEGEDFIGRDNPEAVAQFGAVEVLGNVPWLGDVEGDAAWERFDASVPGLAKIASYFSPE; from the coding sequence GTGCGCAATGGACTTTTCATAGCAGGCACCAACACGGGCGTCGGCAAGACACTGGTGACGGCGGGTATTATGCGCCATCTCCGAAAGCAGGGCCTCGACGTGGTATCCATGAAGCCCGTGCAGACGGGCGGGCTTCCCGGGGCCGAAGGATTGTCGGCACCCGACTTGGATTTTCATCTCGCGATTTCGGGCTTGAGCATCACGTCGGAAGAGCGCGCGCTGATGAGCCCTTACGTCTACGAGCCCGCGTGCTCGCCGCATCTGGCGGGCCGACTGGGCAATCACTACGTGAATCTGGACCACTGCCAGTCCTGCGGCGAGCATCTGGCCGCCGCGCACCAGGGCGTGCTTATCGAAGGGGCCGGTGGACTCATGGTCCCGCTCAACGAAGAAGAGACTCAGTTGGGACTTGTCATCCAGTTCGGCGCGCCCGTGCTTCTCGTGGCCCACATCGGCCTGGGCACCATCAGCCATTGCCTGCTGACCCTCGAAACGCTGCGCGAGGCCGAGGTGCCGATTGCGGGGGTGATCTTCAACGCCACGGCCCCCGGCGAAGGCGAAGACTTTATCGGGCGCGACAATCCCGAAGCCGTGGCGCAGTTTGGCGCGGTGGAGGTGCTGGGGAACGTGCCGTGGCTGGGCGATGTGGAGGGCGATGCGGCCTGGGAGCGCTTTGATGCCAGCGTGCCGGGGCTCGCGAAGATCGCTTCGTATTTCTCGCCGGAGTAG
- the pstB gene encoding phosphate ABC transporter ATP-binding protein encodes MEATNSPSTETTPAVRPLATVREREAPASDHTKIEIRNLSFFYGETKALSNINMNIPENQVTALIGPSGCGKSTLLRNFNRMNDIIQGTRVEGQILINGEDIYRKGLYVDELRKHVGMVFQKPNPFPKTIYENVAYGPRIHGTNKQRDLDPIVEQSLIRAALWDEVKDRLHASAMTLSGGQQQRLCIARALAVGPDILLMDEPTSALDPKSTARIEDLIDELRGDYTIVIVTHNMQQASRISDRTGFMYEGVLIEYGATNKIFLSPDKKQTEDYITGRFG; translated from the coding sequence ATGGAAGCTACCAATTCCCCGTCGACCGAAACCACGCCCGCCGTTCGGCCCCTGGCCACGGTCCGGGAGCGGGAAGCGCCGGCCTCCGATCACACCAAGATCGAGATTCGGAATCTGAGCTTCTTCTACGGCGAGACGAAGGCCCTCTCCAACATCAACATGAATATTCCGGAGAATCAGGTTACCGCGTTGATCGGACCGTCCGGCTGTGGCAAATCGACCTTGCTGCGGAACTTTAACCGCATGAACGATATTATCCAGGGAACGCGGGTTGAAGGGCAGATCCTGATCAACGGCGAGGACATCTACCGGAAGGGCCTCTATGTCGACGAACTGCGCAAGCACGTGGGCATGGTGTTCCAGAAGCCGAATCCATTTCCGAAGACCATCTATGAGAATGTGGCCTATGGCCCGCGAATTCACGGCACGAACAAGCAGCGCGACCTGGACCCCATCGTGGAGCAGAGCCTTATCCGCGCCGCACTCTGGGACGAGGTGAAGGACCGGCTCCACGCCAGCGCCATGACCCTCTCGGGCGGGCAGCAGCAACGTCTTTGCATTGCCCGCGCGCTGGCGGTCGGACCGGACATCCTGCTGATGGACGAGCCGACCTCCGCGCTGGATCCCAAGTCCACGGCGCGCATTGAAGACCTGATCGATGAGTTGCGCGGTGACTACACCATCGTAATTGTCACCCACAACATGCAGCAGGCCTCCCGCATCTCCGATCGAACCGGCTTCATGTATGAGGGCGTCCTGATCGAATATGGCGCAACCAACAAGATTTTCCTCTCGCCGGACAAGAAGCAGACCGAAGACTATATCACCGGTCGCTTCGGGTGA
- a CDS encoding phosphate ABC transporter substrate-binding protein yields MQKLSRIILAGAALAMTGTAAFAVEVDKALPAYEKVQGVGGNLDSIGSDTLNNLMTFWAEGFRELYSNVHIQIEGKGSSTAPPALISGTAQLGPMSRMMKSSEIDEFEKKYGFKPTAVGVALDSLAVYVNKDNPLESLTLPQVDAIFSKTRSGGQPADIKIWGELGLKDTWAALPLSLYGRNSASGTYAFFKETALYKGDFKDTVKEQPGSASVVMGVSEDKQGIGYSGIGYKTSGVKTVALAKDAKGKAFEPTYENVLSGDYPLGRMLYVYIAKDPKQPLSPVTREFLKYVLSKAGQEVVLKDGYLPLPAKLAEKQMALLD; encoded by the coding sequence ATGCAGAAACTGTCTCGAATAATCCTCGCCGGCGCAGCACTCGCCATGACCGGCACCGCGGCTTTCGCCGTGGAAGTGGACAAAGCGCTCCCCGCCTACGAAAAGGTTCAGGGCGTCGGCGGCAACCTGGACAGCATCGGTTCGGACACGCTGAACAACCTTATGACCTTCTGGGCCGAGGGCTTCCGCGAGTTGTATTCCAACGTCCACATCCAGATTGAGGGCAAGGGCTCCAGCACGGCGCCTCCGGCGCTCATTTCCGGCACCGCGCAGCTCGGCCCCATGTCCCGCATGATGAAGTCGTCCGAAATCGACGAATTCGAGAAGAAGTACGGATTCAAGCCCACGGCCGTCGGCGTGGCCCTGGACTCTCTTGCCGTTTACGTGAACAAGGACAACCCCCTCGAGTCCCTGACGCTGCCGCAGGTGGATGCGATCTTCTCCAAGACCCGCAGCGGCGGCCAACCCGCCGACATCAAGATTTGGGGCGAGCTTGGGCTGAAGGACACCTGGGCGGCGCTGCCGCTCAGTCTCTACGGGCGCAACTCGGCCTCGGGCACCTACGCCTTCTTCAAGGAAACGGCCCTTTATAAGGGCGACTTCAAAGACACCGTCAAAGAGCAGCCCGGTTCCGCTTCGGTCGTAATGGGCGTATCGGAAGACAAGCAGGGCATCGGGTACTCCGGCATCGGCTACAAGACTTCCGGCGTCAAGACAGTGGCCCTGGCCAAGGATGCCAAAGGAAAGGCTTTCGAGCCCACCTATGAGAACGTGCTGAGCGGTGACTATCCCCTCGGACGCATGCTGTACGTCTACATCGCCAAGGACCCGAAGCAGCCGCTTTCGCCCGTGACGCGCGAGTTTCTCAAGTATGTGCTCTCCAAGGCCGGTCAGGAAGTCGTCTTGAAAGACGGTTATCTTCCCCTTCCCGCGAAGCTCGCGGAAAAGCAGATGGCCCTGCTTGATTGA
- a CDS encoding 8-amino-7-oxononanoate synthase yields MNSHAYEADLQAIRDDRRWRFLREWQGAGGVFQHDGRRYLNFSSNDYLDLANHPALKALVREVLENTACGATASRLMSGNLSIHEALEAAITKFCGQESTLVFPSGYQTNVGVLSALAGRGDTIFSDALNHASIIDGARLSRADIQVYRHNDTSHLAELLAAAPSTGGKIIVTDSVFSMDGDLAPVTELSALAREYEAVFVVDEAHAIGIWGEGGGVCKGLEIKPDLITGTLGKSLGSGGAFAAGGAVFRDLLVNKARSFIYSTGLTPMNAAAGLAAVKLIEAEPTMGEALLARSAFFQEQLAARDVPIVRSTTQIVPIMVGDNQRAVDLSEALLAEGLIVTAIRPPTVPEGTARLRFSVTLGHGEEVLCEAAELVARVLVGDGKVAHDASLHS; encoded by the coding sequence GTGAATTCTCATGCTTATGAGGCCGATCTGCAGGCCATTCGGGACGATCGCCGGTGGCGTTTTCTACGTGAATGGCAGGGTGCGGGCGGGGTGTTTCAGCATGATGGCCGCCGCTATCTTAATTTCTCGTCAAATGACTACCTGGATCTCGCGAATCACCCGGCGCTAAAGGCTTTGGTGCGGGAGGTTCTCGAAAATACTGCCTGTGGCGCCACGGCTTCGCGCCTGATGTCCGGGAATCTTAGCATTCACGAGGCGCTGGAGGCGGCTATTACGAAGTTTTGCGGCCAGGAGTCGACGCTGGTGTTTCCCAGCGGCTACCAGACGAATGTGGGCGTGCTCTCGGCGCTGGCGGGCCGAGGCGATACAATTTTTTCGGACGCATTGAACCACGCGAGTATCATCGATGGGGCGCGACTTTCCCGCGCGGACATACAGGTCTATCGGCACAACGATACCAGCCATCTTGCGGAGTTGCTCGCCGCCGCGCCGTCCACGGGGGGTAAGATAATCGTGACGGATTCGGTGTTCAGTATGGATGGCGATCTCGCGCCGGTGACCGAACTGTCGGCGCTGGCTCGAGAATACGAGGCCGTGTTTGTGGTGGATGAAGCCCATGCAATCGGCATCTGGGGCGAAGGTGGTGGTGTGTGCAAAGGGCTGGAGATTAAGCCCGATCTAATCACGGGGACACTGGGGAAGTCGCTTGGCTCCGGCGGTGCTTTCGCGGCGGGCGGCGCGGTGTTTCGCGACCTGCTGGTCAATAAGGCGCGGAGCTTCATCTACAGCACGGGCCTGACGCCCATGAACGCGGCGGCGGGTCTCGCGGCGGTGAAATTGATCGAGGCCGAGCCAACGATGGGTGAGGCATTGCTGGCGCGATCCGCTTTTTTCCAGGAGCAGCTTGCTGCGCGCGACGTGCCCATCGTGCGCAGCACGACCCAGATCGTTCCCATCATGGTGGGGGACAACCAGCGCGCGGTGGATCTTTCCGAGGCGCTGTTGGCGGAGGGATTGATCGTGACGGCGATTCGCCCGCCCACGGTGCCCGAGGGCACGGCGCGGCTGCGATTTTCGGTGACACTGGGTCATGGAGAAGAAGTGCTGTGTGAAGCGGCGGAGCTGGTGGCGCGGGTGTTGGTGGGGGATGGTAAAGTTGCCCATGACGCTTCGCTTCACTCATAA
- a CDS encoding ABC transporter permease subunit, with product MDRIATVVITSGGIAIIGAVILILVLIFQVAFPLLKSPDATEVASISIPATPGRAEIAALCMDEYLETVGTLDRSGLFQFFTIADGKVTAEHRIAAPGDPAATILSAELFGNLQYSVHWSNHEVTLVKVGFATDHSGDGARVVVPSVKEEASFAAPEGVVPTFAVGRIGQEDGRIRVDQTGPSSLLVSQIAVKTDFLGNETVTSETTPLTVEGTEIRSLALDSHGAGLYAGTANGRILRWSIGEPGEVTLMDDVAFDGSGLPVTRVGLVFGDISLAAVNEAGVYSTWFPVENAAEGTRPLTRIHTLESADSGTQALLQSRRNKMMLRLLDDGTMNFDYPTNERHLLSIRPEKPLAQVAMNTRANGIAGLDKEGTLHVWELDAPHPEISLGTLFGKIWYENYPQPESTWQSSASSDDFEPKFSLVPLIFGSFKGTVYAMFFAVPLALLGAIYTSQFTNRTMQSIIKSTLEIMAAVPSVVIGFLIALWLAPIVETNVLSFMCSVALFPICYILFVMACQPVRETALFKKLERGNEFLVMIPVTLLAGVCAWQLGGILESAVFTGDFKAWLYTQGETRYDQRNCIIIAFGLGFAVIPIIFTISEDALSNIPGSLKAASQALGATRWQTVWRVILPTASPGIFAGIIIGFGRAVGETMIVLMATGNTPFLDWSPFNGMRTLSANIAVEIPEAPVGGTLYRVLFLSAVLLLLLTSILNTMAELIRQHLRNKYGLSQ from the coding sequence ATCGACCGAATCGCCACCGTGGTCATCACCTCGGGCGGCATCGCCATTATCGGCGCGGTTATCCTGATCCTCGTGCTGATCTTCCAGGTCGCCTTCCCCCTGCTGAAGTCCCCGGACGCAACCGAGGTCGCATCAATCTCAATTCCCGCCACGCCGGGGCGGGCCGAAATTGCGGCGCTCTGCATGGATGAGTACCTGGAAACCGTCGGGACGCTCGACCGGAGCGGCCTGTTTCAGTTTTTCACGATTGCCGACGGCAAGGTAACGGCGGAGCACCGGATCGCGGCGCCAGGCGATCCCGCCGCAACGATCCTGAGCGCGGAGTTGTTTGGCAACTTGCAGTACAGCGTCCACTGGAGCAATCACGAGGTAACGTTGGTCAAAGTCGGATTTGCGACGGATCACTCCGGCGACGGGGCCCGTGTTGTGGTACCGTCGGTAAAGGAGGAAGCGAGCTTCGCCGCGCCCGAGGGCGTCGTGCCAACATTCGCGGTCGGTCGCATAGGGCAGGAAGACGGGCGGATTCGTGTGGATCAGACCGGCCCTTCCTCACTCCTTGTTTCGCAAATCGCCGTCAAGACGGATTTCCTCGGGAATGAGACCGTCACCTCGGAGACCACCCCCCTAACGGTGGAAGGCACCGAGATTCGTTCGCTGGCGCTGGATTCTCACGGCGCGGGGCTATACGCGGGAACCGCCAATGGTCGGATTCTGCGGTGGTCTATCGGCGAACCCGGCGAAGTCACTTTGATGGACGATGTGGCCTTTGACGGGTCCGGCCTGCCGGTCACCCGGGTGGGCCTCGTCTTCGGCGACATCTCACTCGCCGCCGTCAACGAAGCGGGCGTGTACAGCACGTGGTTTCCCGTGGAAAACGCGGCCGAAGGCACCCGCCCACTCACGCGCATCCATACCCTGGAATCTGCAGATTCCGGCACCCAGGCGTTGCTCCAGTCGCGCCGCAACAAGATGATGCTGCGGCTCCTCGACGACGGCACAATGAATTTTGACTACCCGACAAATGAACGGCACCTGCTGAGTATCCGCCCGGAGAAGCCTCTGGCGCAGGTGGCAATGAACACGCGGGCCAACGGGATCGCGGGCCTCGATAAAGAGGGCACCCTTCATGTCTGGGAGCTGGATGCCCCCCACCCCGAGATCAGCCTGGGAACACTGTTTGGAAAAATCTGGTACGAGAACTATCCCCAGCCGGAATCCACCTGGCAATCTTCGGCGTCCTCCGACGACTTCGAACCGAAGTTCAGCCTGGTGCCGCTGATATTCGGCAGCTTCAAGGGCACGGTCTATGCCATGTTCTTTGCGGTGCCTTTGGCCTTGCTGGGTGCGATCTACACCAGCCAGTTCACGAACCGGACCATGCAAAGCATCATCAAGTCCACCCTCGAGATCATGGCCGCCGTACCGTCCGTGGTTATTGGCTTTCTGATCGCTCTCTGGCTCGCCCCCATCGTGGAGACGAACGTGCTCTCTTTCATGTGCAGCGTCGCTCTTTTTCCCATTTGTTACATTCTCTTTGTCATGGCCTGTCAGCCCGTGCGTGAAACCGCCCTGTTCAAAAAACTCGAGCGGGGCAATGAGTTCCTCGTTATGATCCCGGTGACTCTCCTTGCCGGCGTCTGCGCCTGGCAGTTGGGCGGAATCCTGGAATCCGCCGTTTTCACCGGAGATTTCAAAGCCTGGCTCTACACTCAGGGCGAGACGCGCTATGATCAGCGCAACTGCATCATCATCGCCTTTGGTCTCGGATTTGCCGTTATCCCAATTATCTTCACAATATCGGAGGACGCCCTTTCGAACATTCCAGGCAGTCTCAAGGCGGCCTCCCAGGCCCTGGGCGCCACCCGCTGGCAGACGGTCTGGCGCGTCATCCTCCCCACCGCGAGCCCCGGTATTTTCGCCGGCATCATCATCGGCTTCGGGCGCGCCGTGGGCGAGACCATGATCGTGCTGATGGCCACCGGCAATACCCCCTTCCTGGACTGGAGCCCCTTCAACGGCATGCGCACCCTCTCGGCAAACATCGCCGTGGAAATACCGGAAGCGCCCGTCGGCGGCACGCTCTACCGCGTGCTGTTTCTGTCCGCCGTGCTCCTTCTCCTGCTGACGTCTATATTGAACACGATGGCCGAACTTATCCGGCAACACCTGAGAAATAAATATGGCCTCTCCCAATAA
- the phoU gene encoding phosphate signaling complex protein PhoU produces the protein MPIHIQRAIDTLNQKILLLGTRVEENVRLAVNAIEQRDSAMAARAIDNDDEIDNMEVDVEEECLKMLALYQPVATDLRLIVAALKINNDLERVGDLAVNIAERALFLATQKPVEIAFDFRLMGEKTQAMLAKSLDALVRTDTALARQVCKSDDEVDAMNRKVYLRVQDAIRKNPEDLESLIHLLSVSRHLERIADLATNVAEDVIYMAEGEIVRHHVEDYIALQETPRR, from the coding sequence ATGCCCATTCACATCCAGCGTGCCATTGACACCCTGAACCAGAAAATCCTCCTCCTCGGCACGCGCGTGGAAGAGAATGTCCGCCTGGCGGTAAACGCCATCGAACAGCGTGATTCGGCCATGGCCGCCCGCGCGATCGACAATGACGATGAAATCGACAACATGGAGGTGGATGTGGAGGAGGAGTGTCTGAAGATGCTCGCCCTCTATCAACCCGTCGCCACCGACCTGCGCCTGATCGTTGCCGCGCTGAAGATCAACAACGACCTGGAGCGGGTCGGCGATCTGGCCGTAAATATTGCCGAGCGCGCCCTCTTCCTGGCCACGCAGAAGCCGGTCGAAATTGCCTTTGATTTCCGGCTCATGGGCGAGAAAACCCAGGCCATGCTCGCCAAGAGCCTGGATGCGCTGGTCCGCACGGACACCGCCCTCGCCCGGCAGGTCTGCAAGAGCGACGATGAGGTGGATGCGATGAACCGCAAAGTCTACCTGCGCGTCCAGGATGCGATCCGGAAGAATCCAGAAGATCTCGAGTCCCTCATCCACCTGCTGAGCGTGAGCCGTCACCTGGAGCGCATCGCCGATCTGGCCACCAACGTGGCGGAGGATGTGATCTACATGGCCGAGGGCGAAATTGTACGCCACCACGTGGAGGACTACATCGCCCTGCAGGAAACACCTCGGCGCTGA
- the bioA gene encoding adenosylmethionine--8-amino-7-oxononanoate transaminase gives MNLSELKTLDHRHSWHPYTDAVTYEAAPYTCIERAEGVYLHTADGRKLYDGIASWWAVALGHSHPKVVAAIQAQAAVLQHHVFAMQANAPAVQLAARLAEIAPGDLNRCYFAADGSSAVEAALKMAAQYWIYQGKPKKTRFVGLRDAYHGDTIGAMGVGFTSWFQAPYGALVTQALIAPTPFAPCDTGDPEEERAADEAFAEMERMVLAHHEELAAVVVEPLCLGSAGIRIYPASYLRKLRALCDARDVLLIADEVAVGFGRTGKMFACEVAGIVPDIMCLGKALTAGHLPMSAAIATDRIFNAFRRPDETPRVFYDGHTFCGNPTTSAAALAALDVMEELNLVEHCAPRYAQLAEGMKRIGNLPSVAYQKSLGLIGMCAISEKAGGAVRARAIVARASELGLYIRPLGEVLYLWPPLTATEEELGAMIGILARAIGEG, from the coding sequence ATGAACCTTTCAGAACTCAAGACTCTTGACCACCGCCATTCCTGGCATCCCTACACGGACGCCGTTACCTATGAAGCCGCCCCCTATACGTGCATCGAGCGGGCAGAGGGTGTTTATCTCCATACGGCGGATGGCCGCAAGCTTTATGACGGGATTGCGTCGTGGTGGGCCGTGGCGCTGGGGCATAGTCACCCGAAGGTCGTCGCGGCGATTCAGGCGCAGGCGGCGGTGTTGCAGCACCACGTGTTTGCCATGCAGGCCAATGCCCCGGCGGTGCAACTCGCCGCGCGGCTGGCGGAAATCGCCCCGGGCGATCTGAACCGCTGCTATTTCGCGGCAGACGGATCGAGTGCGGTGGAGGCGGCGTTGAAGATGGCTGCGCAATACTGGATCTATCAAGGCAAGCCGAAGAAGACGCGCTTTGTGGGCTTGCGGGACGCATACCATGGTGACACCATCGGCGCGATGGGCGTGGGCTTCACGTCGTGGTTTCAAGCGCCCTATGGCGCGCTGGTGACACAAGCCCTGATCGCGCCCACGCCTTTTGCGCCGTGCGACACCGGCGATCCCGAGGAAGAGCGCGCCGCGGACGAAGCCTTCGCCGAGATGGAGCGGATGGTTCTCGCCCATCACGAAGAATTGGCGGCGGTGGTTGTCGAGCCGCTCTGCCTGGGTTCTGCGGGTATTCGCATTTATCCTGCGAGCTACCTGCGCAAACTTCGCGCGCTCTGCGATGCGCGCGACGTGCTGCTCATCGCCGATGAGGTGGCCGTGGGCTTCGGGCGCACGGGCAAGATGTTTGCGTGCGAGGTCGCCGGTATTGTTCCCGACATTATGTGTCTCGGCAAGGCCCTCACGGCGGGACACCTGCCCATGAGCGCGGCCATCGCCACCGACCGGATCTTCAACGCGTTTCGTCGTCCCGACGAGACGCCACGGGTGTTTTACGATGGTCACACCTTCTGCGGCAATCCCACTACCTCGGCAGCGGCGCTGGCCGCGTTGGATGTGATGGAGGAACTGAATCTCGTTGAGCATTGCGCGCCGCGCTATGCCCAACTCGCCGAGGGCATGAAGCGTATCGGGAATTTGCCCTCCGTGGCCTACCAGAAGAGCCTGGGCTTGATCGGCATGTGTGCGATTTCGGAAAAGGCGGGTGGCGCGGTGCGGGCGCGGGCTATCGTGGCGCGGGCGAGTGAACTGGGGCTCTATATTCGGCCCCTGGGCGAAGTGCTGTACCTGTGGCCGCCGCTCACGGCCACGGAGGAGGAATTGGGAGCGATGATAGGGATATTGGCGCGGGCAATTGGCGAGGGTTGA
- the pstA gene encoding phosphate ABC transporter permease PstA, with translation MASPNNMARNRGIWSTGEPFVWLTAGALSVTILSIVILILVVATNGLGVMWPATVTRFTQTDGQVVVGNITGRDKAGIDTPARYQVKTANRDLYGLDFRWIPEDTIAKTDHPEEVVMVERREWGNFCGFLKSLPESGGASDWASFQAALAEVEVQKEALDEFAVQMSALNQQLLGYKDALAKLVYEKGPEETRQELSNQISAVEGEFEGLLAQQTSANDRVRSKTAIFADGSGTEQTIVLADIVRAYQPNAMGALAKSSFYMEKLWELIFDEPRESNTEGGLFPAIFGTIILIFLMSVLSFPLGVIAGVYLRLYAKNGPLLYVVRIAVNNLAGIPSIVYGIFGLGFFVYGIGGSIDSLFYPHRLPTPTFGTGGILWASLTLGLLTVPVVIVATEEGLGSIPRSMREGSYALGATRFQTLVRVLLPMAAPGIMTGFILAMARAAGEVAPLMITGVVKLAPTLPVDGNFPYFHLERKFMHLGFHIFDIGFQSPNVEAAKPMVFVTTLLLVLIVMIMSSVAIYLRNQIRKRHSVTHL, from the coding sequence ATGGCCTCTCCCAATAACATGGCGCGCAATCGCGGAATCTGGTCTACCGGCGAGCCCTTCGTGTGGCTTACCGCCGGCGCCCTGTCGGTGACCATCCTCTCCATCGTCATCTTGATCCTGGTGGTGGCGACCAATGGTCTCGGCGTGATGTGGCCCGCGACGGTCACGCGGTTTACACAGACCGACGGCCAGGTTGTCGTGGGCAATATCACGGGCCGGGACAAGGCCGGTATCGACACGCCCGCGCGGTATCAGGTCAAGACGGCCAACCGCGACCTCTATGGCCTGGATTTCCGCTGGATACCGGAGGATACGATCGCCAAGACCGATCACCCGGAAGAAGTGGTGATGGTGGAACGGCGCGAGTGGGGCAACTTCTGCGGATTCCTGAAATCCCTGCCCGAAAGCGGCGGCGCGTCGGACTGGGCCTCCTTCCAGGCGGCGCTGGCCGAAGTCGAGGTCCAGAAGGAAGCGCTGGACGAGTTCGCCGTGCAGATGAGCGCGCTGAATCAGCAATTGCTTGGCTACAAAGACGCCCTGGCGAAACTTGTGTATGAGAAAGGACCGGAGGAGACGCGGCAGGAGCTGAGCAACCAAATCAGTGCGGTGGAAGGCGAGTTTGAAGGACTTCTGGCCCAGCAGACGAGCGCCAATGATCGTGTGCGGTCGAAGACGGCCATCTTCGCGGACGGATCGGGCACGGAGCAGACGATTGTCCTGGCGGACATTGTGCGGGCTTACCAGCCCAATGCCATGGGCGCCCTGGCGAAGTCCTCATTTTACATGGAAAAGCTGTGGGAGCTGATCTTTGATGAGCCCCGCGAGTCCAACACCGAAGGGGGACTTTTCCCGGCGATTTTCGGCACGATCATCCTGATCTTCCTCATGAGCGTGCTTTCATTTCCACTGGGCGTGATCGCCGGGGTCTACCTTCGGCTCTACGCGAAGAACGGCCCCCTGCTGTATGTCGTGCGCATCGCGGTCAACAACCTGGCCGGTATCCCCTCCATCGTGTACGGAATCTTCGGCCTGGGCTTTTTCGTCTACGGTATCGGCGGTTCAATCGACTCATTGTTCTACCCGCATCGGCTGCCGACGCCCACCTTTGGCACCGGTGGCATCCTGTGGGCGAGCTTGACGTTGGGCCTGCTGACGGTGCCCGTCGTAATCGTGGCGACGGAAGAGGGCCTGGGCTCTATTCCGAGAAGCATGCGCGAGGGCTCCTACGCGCTGGGGGCCACGCGCTTCCAGACGCTGGTCCGGGTGCTGCTGCCCATGGCCGCGCCGGGGATCATGACCGGGTTTATCCTCGCCATGGCCCGCGCCGCGGGCGAGGTCGCCCCCCTCATGATCACGGGGGTGGTGAAACTGGCGCCGACCCTGCCGGTGGATGGCAACTTCCCCTACTTTCACCTGGAGCGAAAGTTCATGCACCTGGGCTTTCACATCTTCGATATCGGCTTTCAATCGCCCAATGTCGAAGCCGCCAAGCCCATGGTCTTCGTGACCACCCTCCTGCTCGTACTCATCGTCATGATCATGAGCAGCGTCGCCATTTACCTTCGCAACCAGATCCGCAAACGCCACAGCGTAACCCACCTGTAG
- the bioB gene encoding biotin synthase BioB gives MAESASPFGALRYDWTEAELDAIYNLPLTELVYQAQSVHRQYHDPNKVQQCTLLSIKTGACPEDCSYCPQSAHHNTGLDKEPLIDVEGALEAARAARENGSTRFCMGAAWREVRDGEQFDRVLEMVRGVKALGMEACCTLGMVNEDQARRLAEAGLDAYNHNLDSGPDFYKEIISTRTYDDRLNTIQNIRKAGVTVCSGGIVGMGETVKDRIAMLAVLAGHNPHPESVPINALVAVEGTPLADQAPVDPLVMVRMIATARIAMPGAMVRLSAGRTSMSDETQALCFLAGANSIFAGEKLLTTPNPGEDRDKALFNKLGLEPLELERV, from the coding sequence ATGGCTGAATCGGCAAGCCCCTTTGGCGCGCTTCGTTACGACTGGACCGAAGCGGAACTGGACGCGATCTACAATCTTCCCCTGACGGAGCTGGTCTATCAGGCCCAGTCTGTTCATCGTCAGTATCACGATCCGAATAAGGTGCAGCAGTGCACCCTTTTGAGCATCAAGACTGGGGCCTGCCCCGAAGATTGCTCCTACTGTCCGCAAAGCGCCCATCACAACACGGGTCTGGACAAAGAGCCGCTCATCGACGTGGAAGGGGCGCTGGAAGCCGCCCGTGCCGCCAGGGAAAATGGTTCGACCCGTTTTTGCATGGGGGCGGCCTGGCGCGAAGTGCGCGATGGAGAGCAGTTTGACCGGGTGCTCGAAATGGTCCGGGGCGTCAAGGCGCTGGGCATGGAGGCCTGCTGCACGCTGGGCATGGTGAACGAAGATCAAGCCCGTCGCCTTGCCGAGGCCGGCCTGGATGCCTACAACCACAACCTCGATTCCGGCCCTGATTTTTACAAAGAGATCATCTCGACCCGCACCTATGACGACCGGTTGAACACAATTCAGAATATTCGCAAGGCGGGCGTTACGGTGTGCTCCGGCGGCATCGTGGGCATGGGGGAGACGGTGAAAGATCGCATCGCAATGCTGGCGGTACTCGCCGGGCACAATCCCCATCCCGAAAGTGTGCCGATTAATGCGCTCGTCGCTGTTGAGGGCACGCCGCTGGCCGATCAGGCCCCCGTGGACCCGCTCGTCATGGTGCGCATGATTGCCACGGCGCGTATTGCCATGCCGGGTGCGATGGTGCGCCTCAGCGCGGGCCGCACGTCCATGAGTGACGAGACCCAGGCGCTTTGCTTCCTGGCAGGCGCGAATTCCATCTTCGCGGGCGAGAAGCTGCTGACCACGCCGAATCCGGGCGAAGACCGGGACAAGGCGCTGTTCAACAAGCTGGGTCTGGAGCCGCTGGAGCTGGAGCGGGTTTAG